The Ptychodera flava strain L36383 chromosome 14, AS_Pfla_20210202, whole genome shotgun sequence genome segment AAGCTAGGcctacaatttcaaaatcgacttTCTAATTTTCGCTGTTTGTTCAACTCGGCAGCTTTAATAATCAATGgcccttttatattttttgtgtaACCAGGATTACACCGAATCAGACGACGTGATGGATATATCGACCTTTGCTCCGTCACTGTTGACAAGCGCGGCCACCTTGTCCACCATGACGGGCACCACACCAACCAGCGCTCCCAGCGCCAGCCCGTGGGGTTTCAGCAATCAGATGAACAGCATTCCCAACGACAACTTCATCCACGGCGGCGGATTCACTCCCCCTGTCATCACGAATGCCACCAGCGTCCCCATTGTGACCCGAGGGGTAAGCTCCTCCGTGACTGGCGGATCAGTAAACAATCGCAGCACCGCCAACAGTGACAGGTCCACAAGAAGCAACAGCTCCTCCCCGGCACCAAGCCTTGCTAGTGACGATGGCAGTTTTGGCAAGGTTAACATGAGCCTCACCGGCCCGCTCAGGAGAAAGATCCCCGATAATGAGGTGAGTTTTATTTTAATCCCCATACGAAAATACTAAAAAGTtaaagaaatacaaataaacttgTGAAAAATCAATCATGATTGCATTATAAAGAAACTCAAACCTTACGGAATAAAAGTTAGAAATTGGATCAAGGAAGGTATGTTAGTAAATTCAATCAATGCAGGTGTCTCGCCCAACTGTGTCTCCTGTGAAAATTCTTGTCTGAAACCGCAGTCACTTAAATTAGCTTTAGAGGTTTTTTTCATAAGATGTAAGTGGGCGAGCAGGAAGGTGGTTGAAACTTCAGAGAAGTGCGTTTCACAGAATGTCTGCAATGTTCAAAACAAGGAGATCCAGGCAACACGTGTTTTTAGGCAGGGGAGCCAATGCACATGTTCAACAATGTCTGATAAACGTGACTAAAACTGCCCCAATGTTACAGTGAATCATTGACTGAAATACAGGGCTCCTGTAAAAATGGAGAAAGTTGATTCAGAGCCAGTCAGAGTCATCGCAAAAAAAAGGGTTGACTCATCACTTTTCAGAAACCCACGCATTTATTGGGAGAACATTAGCATTGCTTGAAATCACAGAGAGGGCATCCTCTCGGCATAATTAATTCTGAGGAGAAAGTGTACAATCGTAGCGGGTAAATTGTAATCAGAATGCCTTAGATTAAATCCGGTGGGAAATTGAGGTTAACCTTTGAGTAGTGATAAGTGACAGAAACCTACATAgtgaaacaatttttgctgagtcatcgcCTTGCCATTGACCTTTTCCTCAAGACCAGTGCAGACCATACCAGTGCGGGGAAGGGGGGCATCAACACAGTATGTTCTGTACTGCCACTAATTCATTAAGAATATGAAAAATTTAGTATATTTTGGTGATTTGACATGAGTCATGAAAGATGCTTTAGGTCGTCGACATCTCAAAGTGCGAATTCAATGAACGACAAGGGTCACCTAACGGGTAGGAGAGTTCCCTGCTCTCCTCTCCTGTTTTTGCGTTGGCGAAAGTTCGGTTAGATTGAACGTACTGATTGGGCGTGTCCGTTTCATTTGGGTGGGGTCTTTCCACGATCAGCCGCGCCCACCGAATCAAACATGCAGCACCTTTGTTATGAAAAGAAGGGGTACACGTAACGCCCGTGGGCTGGGTGAAAGCATTGTAGACTTGATTCGCCTCTGCTCCCACGCCCATTGGAAGGAAACCTCGACCCTCAGTGTCTCAAAATGTCATTTCCGTTCCAAACACTGTGTGATACAGGGTATTAAATCGTAAATATCACAATAAAAGCTGATTTAGACTAGTTCCTGTTTGAAAACATGACGTCACAGTTAAAGTATACGATAACGTGGAAAAGCTTGAATGAAATTGTTATTCGTTGATTGGAAAACACTATCCCTCAAAGATAATCTTAATATGTCCATCGTATTGTCCCTAAAGTCGTTTTtaataaataagaaaataaataagaaaaagatgaaatgaaataatCGTGTATTTCACATGTGGTCATTGAAGTGTATAGTTATGTTCGATTTTCATCATAAATCTAAATTTATTTGTCTCTTGTTCCTAACAGTTAACAGCAATGGAGCGAGAGAAGAGGAAAGTACGCCGTGAGAGAAATAAACTCGCCGCTGCCAAATGTCGCCAGAAGAGAGTAGACCAGACAAATGAACTAGTCACTGTAAGTattcattttgacaaatattaTTATGCTGCTTATTCTCTCGCCTTTATTGGGTCAAGGTCGTCAGCGCTGTGTGATTGTGCCATAGAAAGATTTTCCGAACAAACAGACGCCCTCATGCGTCATGCTTTGTAATTACTCCTTTCTTTCTTTTGCTAAATTTTCGTGTGACTTAGACTTGACGATCCTATTCCATTTTATCGTTTCTCCAGGAAACTGAAGTTTGGGAAGAGAAAAACGCAACGCTACAGAACGAAATTGCAAAgttggaaaaacaaaaagaacAGTTGGAGTTCCTCTTGCAGGCCCACAAGCCCATGTGCAGGGTGGCTCAGAACAACGCCATGAACGTCTTCCCGTCGACCACGTTCTCGTCGCCCGTCACCTCGACCTTCACGCCGTCGCAGAGTAAATCGAACGCACTCGAAACGCCGACAACCGAGGTGGTGACCCCGACATCGAGTCTGTTTACTTTCACCATTGACACGGACACTTTGCCGAGCTCCTCTCTTATCGGCAGCACCGCATCGTGTGGTAGCGAGGCGACAAAGGTAGAGCAAAGCTGTAGTGATATGTCCAGTCCGGACTCAGTGCACAACCTGATCGCCCTCTAGACAGGGCCCGGTAGTGAAGCTGGGTCTCCCAGTGCATGTTGGCATGACACTAGGCAGCGCCCTCCTTAAAAGTTGGCCAGAGTGAATTTACTTACTCAAGTCTTTCAATAGTTCTTTCCATTCGACAATCACCTCTGCTTCATATCATGAAGTGAAACGCAAATGAACTGTCCACGTTTGTTTGAATTTAACTCGCAAATGTCTCAATTTCGTATGTCTATATTTCGACAAACTTGAGCTGATATCATCGATCGTCAGTCATTGTACGCATTTTCACTAATTCACTTTGGCCATACCTTGGAGACTTTTAATGAGGCTTACTTCAAGAACCAGGGACATAAATGCAATTGTTTTATGTGGAGATTTTCGCAGTTTCTTTGAGGAACAAGATGTGAAACATGAATATTGGTGGATGGTGCTACTTTTTTGAGACGGAAATGACTATATTTTGAGGTGATTTTGTACTGTTTGATAAAGTATTTGTGATGTTGGAGTGATGGTATACTTGCCAAAGACAGAAATGCATCCGATTTTGTAACGGgcagaaagaaaatttaaaaataaccaaaagtaaaaaaaaacttaaaacaccaaaacaaaaaaaatcaaacctcGTTCATGTCAGTGACGTTTGTAAGATTCATTGTAGTGCCATTACCACGCATGTCTGCTTTATTCGAGTGTTGGTCACAGTAATATTGTCACGTGACACTGAAATGTCTTTTTATCGATGATGTAATTCCCTCTAGGATAGCTAGCCAAGGGGTCTTCTCACTTTCTCAGCCATCCCTTCCCAAGAAGTCCAGACTTCTCCGGTGACTAAGTTGAGGGCGTGCTATCTGGCTGTTAGGAAGACTGCAAACGAGTCGTACGGTATTTGAGACTTCAGCTTCATAAAATTGAATTGTGATTGGTCAGTATTTGCTTGGGTTTATAAGTTATTAACACTGTCAGTGCTTGTATTTATTTATAgatttatataatatttatgtCCAGAATTGCTTTAACAAAACCATTGAATCAATATCTTGTGTGAAACATTCTCACTTTGGTAAAATGTAGACGAAGCAGAAGCCGATTTGTCACGTGACTATGCTACTAATTTTCTTGTGATAACTTTACACTATGTCTCAGGTTGATTCAGGTGATTTGTGTATTAACCAAAGCATAAAACACTGCCTCGTGCGCAAAGGTGTTGATataaattgttgatatttatCGTCAGAAAACAATTATGTAAATACACATAGCTAGAACGTTACGTCAGTCTTATTTGTGAGGTTCAGTCTGAATGCCCCCTTCACTGCTGAATTTGTAGCACAACCCTATTGTATTTCACGACATATTGGGACTTCACAGGGAAGAGTgagtaaaaatacacatttgaaaTCACGATAGAATTTGTATTCTATGTAAGCgccaaatgaaaataaaactctGCCGAACGGAATCAGTATTTTATAGTTTTAAtatataaagttttaaaaaatatgtttatgtcacatgtaaaatatatatatatatgttatttttACTAGGCAGGTTCCTTTCTTTATCGTTGAACTTTGTGTTGCTTCAGCAACCTTTTTATTTCAATGATTTGTCAGTTCAAGTTTGAAGCAGGCCTTCTTTCTtggtaatttaattttttattaaaagGTGTTTTATTTTGTCACTAGAATACGTAGCATTGTTTGCgttgtattttttttcctgttaaatgcgttctttaatttcttttttctgtCTTGTCTCTCTGTTGGCCTCTGCCAGCACTTTTCTCTGTTCCCGTAGACCCTCGAGAGAAAACTCGAGGGTCTGTGGTTCCATGACTGTGTTTTTTTCGGAAATATCCGAACGGCTGTGTAGGGTTTCTCGTGCATACCCGTTTTTGGCACTTGCAGACGACAAGTGAAGGATCTTCCCGTAAAAAATTATGACGTCATTGCCAACCTGGTGAAATACCTCTCCAAAATCATGACCTTATTTGGCGAAAAAAAAGTGTTGCCTTTGTTCACCTGATGCGGATCACAATCACGTGATCGCCAcgttgtcatcaagtttgtcgTTTAATTACACGGGTATGGACGCGTCCCCTCATTCAAGGTGCAGCCTACCTTCGTTTGGACATTGTAACTTCCCTTCTCGACCTATTGACGTAACTGAATATCTTTGTCACGTCGCTTCCTGAACTCACATGTATTTGTCTTGTCTATTTTGGAGAAAATGTCGTTTGGTATTACACTGGTAATCTGTGAATTTTCTACACTATCGTTTTCCCGCTCAATTAAACACATCGCATGTCCaagaatattttgttgtgatCGGGGCCCACGAGATTGGTGGCAGCTGATATACGAAAGAGTACAATATTGATGTTCACTTTTTTAAACAAGGACAATGACTGGGCTTCCGAGCTTTCTTACTTTTTTTCTAACTTTTACAAGAGATgtgttgtgaaatttttttaattgatttttgtcactgaaaattgtcagtGCACAAATTTTGTTATAGAAATGTGGTATAAAAGTGGAAAAAATAAACACTAATTCAAACTTCAACCATTCTTGTTTGTGATGTTTATCTCCGAGTTGGTCATTCGACATGTGTGACGTCACGCTTTGATGACGTCGCAACAATCGTTTCCCCACTTTCGGCAGCTTGGAGGACCTCACTCGTTCACACAACAACATTAAAACGTCACTGATGTCCTTGGCATGAAGCCAACAACGATAAACGAGCACCGATGAAACCTCAAACCTCAGTACTGTTTTCCGAGTTGCTGTCGCTATGAAGTGCGTAGATTTTTAGTTCTCGCTGAGTTTTCTGTTTACTCGCAAGTCAAAATAGGGAAGTAGGGTTTGTGCATCTAGCAGGCGCTCTTTTAATACATATCAGGATCGTGGCCAGGGATGGATGGGCTTGCAAATTCTTCTGGCCCTTCCATCAAATTAGAGAATCCCaccaaacaaaacaatttaaaaaCTGGTGACCTCCCGTCGAAGATGATAATAATTTGATGACCCCACACGCCAGTGCTGACAGGAGAGTTCATATCTTGTATTTATATATTAAGTTCTTTGTATTTCAAGCTACAGCAACTGTGAGTCTTGTCAAAGTTTTCAGTATATATTGGGTCCATGTGTAAACTCGAACTTCTTAAATCTACTTCCTACCACATTTTTGTTCAGTAACGTGTTCACTAATTTAACTTGTTTATTAATTTGACATGTCAGTGTGTCTCTGATACGCGTTGTTAATTGTTGACAATGGAATTTTATCATCAACATTATCGTGACAATGCGGCACACGGATATGCAGTCATTGTTGATAAGCTGAGTACCGGGTATTTCAACACGCCGTGGGAAGTATACGTAGGAACTGTTGCTGACATTGGcaacaaaggaaaacaaatgTCAAATGGCTTTGATTTACACAGCCACATTTGGTTTGGCACAACAGTCTGTATACATATTTGAATCTGGAAATAAATTCAATTGATAACAATGCAGTGGCAACTACCTGTACACATATACACTTCGTATTGACACAGTTAACGAAAACGTCACAAGTTTTGTGTAGTGTGCGCTCATTAACCAGTAGGTCGGTTTCACATAGTTTATTGGTTCCCAGCAATTGTAGAAGACTGTCCACATTGAAACTCCAAATAAAAAATCGGCATCTCCTAAAGCGGTTGTCAAATgggtttgatatttggtgtacatgaCGACCCCAGGGATGATgtaagtcagatttgttcaaatcatgatggtatcaccaatatttttttcaattttttttatgtcagttttgGTGAAAAACTCTCAGAAATCGCACATCCATAGGTTCAATATGCTTGAAATGTTGTTTGTAGGTCCATTGGTATGACATTATTCTAATTTGTTTAAATTATGACACCATTAGCATGATTGTACTTTTCGGTAGACTTTTGCCATTTGTGGTGAAAATCTTCTCAGAAACTGCTTACCAGATTTCTAGAGGTTTCATATTTGCTCTACAGATCCCTCAGGATGGCATAAGATTAATATGTTTAATTTGTGGCAAACCAAGGATTGATTGTATTTTTGGAACTtccatttgttattttttggtaaaaacttcttctttgaaactgctTGTGAAGTGTGATAGCTTTGCCTGTCCCatgtttgaatatttaaaatgatTAAGTTTCGAGAGTATAATATACTATGGCTTGTTCTgtgaaaaactttcaaattgttAAACTTTTCATGAGAATTCAATTCTGAGGGTGATATGTACGATTATTGATACATTAAAAGAGAGAGATTTCATACTTTACATATGACCTATGTTGTGAAATATTAGGTTGTTAGTGGTTTGCACTTCTGACTATTTATTGTTatacgccacatgctcattccgtgtcgcgattggCCAGAATACGTCATGTTACGAGACAATGGATACGTCTTGTCCCcgccggatcgacaaaagtgacgtcagagggtattttttgaaaagctatttccctagggaaatagttctgactaaatttggaaaagtgcccggtcacgtgaccgtatagtgtcgtctgcagcttcgcaacaatggcgggtgattagaacgtgatgtgcgtccgggataggtgacaacacattctctaaaacagattttccaacattttccaatattccaacagcgtaggaacttgaacagctcatcgacggaaaagattaaagtgcaactaaggatgtcgctaggtatgcttagaatattttggaaagaaagtggtaccacgtacaactgaaaccgctgtgaaaacatcgcccagtaaacttgtcacaatggattgttgcggtacaaaatatcaaaacacattaaaaactatataacaatacaacatgagcatgtggtgtgttatagaatacctatagcctggtctttattcgggctatagcgcccgtctattacccctcgtggccgtgtgttaccagaaacacatcgccatacccctcggcctacggcctcgggggaatagcgatgtgtttctggtaacacacggcccctcggggtaatagacgggcgctatagcccgaataaagaccaggttataggtgtttaATATCACCACTAGGCATATCACTCTGAGTAATCATTGCGCTGTGTGGTGTACTCGTGAACTGTGAATTCGAACGCGAGGTTGTAAACTCAATCATGTCCTGAACTCAGCTTTTGACAATGTGCATGCTCCATTAGTCTGTGTATAGCAGGTAACAGGCTCTCGACAGTCCCTCTGGCCTTCTTTGCCTAAGATACCGACGTAGCCACTGTGGAAAGTGCCGTGGAGTAATCACTGATCCCTACAACCGAGAGCCGAAGGGTTGAGGCTGAGAAGCAGATGTAATTGGCTGTAGCAACATCAGAGCCTGGATATCTATTATTTTGCGGCAAAAGtgtcatgcatatatgtattgAGAGGTCAAACTAGGTCATTCCACAGGAGTAcgtcgaatttcctaaaaactTCAGAGGTGCACGCTGAACGTGCACCCAAATGCTTTGGCGTCGGCTGCCCGAAGCCTGACGGAAAGTGGTACTATTGATGTGTATCTCCATCCTCCTATGTTCGAGCTTATAAAACACCATTGGTGCTTTTATAagttgtagaaaaaaaaaacttttaaaaaacatcatattggttttataaaaaatcatttaaaatatcaacaaaaataaaaacaacattttgttcTTGCAGAACGACGCTTTGCCACAACAGTCAAGGGCCTCATTTGACAGTGAATATGTTATTTATAGTACCAAAATTCGTTAGAATAGTGTTTCCCCCCACGGGCACAGTGAAACACGACAGGTCCCTGTGGGTCATTTATGTATCAAGGGATAAGGCGACACAGGGCAGTTAACAATTTACATTTGTCCTCACTTAAAGGGTAGCAGGCAAGATTTCCCCTTTCAATCACAACGATATATCCAAATTCAAAAACCTTATGTcatgtataaatatatgtaattttGCACCATAAATTACTGTGAACAAATTATTTCTTATGGCGTTCTATTAGTCTTGATCGTTGCTACGGGTGaataaatgttaaaatgattaaattttatgtttataaTTTTATACGCCAACATAAATATTCCAATGATGGACGGATACTCTAGG includes the following:
- the LOC139149932 gene encoding fos-related antigen 1-like isoform X3, with the translated sequence MYRRRVTPYSTYYRRADYTESDDVMDISTFAPSLLTSAATLSTMTGTTPTSAPSASPWGFSNQMNSIPNDNFIHGGGFTPPVITNATSVPIVTRGVSSSVTGGSVNNRSTANSDRSTRSNSSSPAPSLASDDGSFGKVNMSLTGPLRRKIPDNELTAMEREKRKVRRERNKLAAAKCRQKRVDQTNELVTETEVWEEKNATLQNEIAKLEKQKEQLEFLLQAHKPMCRVAQNNAMNVFPSTTFSSPVTSTFTPSQSKSNALETPTTEVVTPTSSLFTFTIDTDTLPSSSLIGSTASCGSEATKVEQSCSDMSSPDSVHNLIAL
- the LOC139149932 gene encoding protein c-Fos-like isoform X5; the protein is MDISTFAPSLLTSAATLSTMTGTTPTSAPSASPWGFSNQMNSIPNDNFIHGGGFTPPVITNATSVPIVTRGVSSSVTGGSVNNRSTANSDRSTRSNSSSPAPSLASDDGSFGKVNMSLTGPLRRKIPDNELTAMEREKRKVRRERNKLAAAKCRQKRVDQTNELVTETEVWEEKNATLQNEIAKLEKQKEQLEFLLQAHKPMCRVAQNNAMNVFPSTTFSSPVTSTFTPSQSKSNALETPTTEVVTPTSSLFTFTIDTDTLPSSSLIGSTASCGSEATKVEQSCSDMSSPDSVHNLIAL
- the LOC139149932 gene encoding fos-related antigen 1-like isoform X4, translated to MYRRRVTPYSTYYRRADYTESDDVMDISTFAPSLLTSAATLSTMTGTTPTSAPSASPWGFSNQMNSIPNDNFIHGGGFTPPVITNATSVPIVTRGVSSSVTGGSVNNRSTANSDRSTRSNSSSPAPSLASDDGSFGKVNMSLTGPLRRKIPDNELTAMEREKRKVRRERNKLAAAKCRQKRVDQTNELVTETEVWEEKNATLQNEIAKLEKQKEQLEFLLQAHKPMCRVAQNNAMNVFPSTTFSSPVTSTFTPSQSKSNALETPTTEVVTPTSSLFTFTIDTDTLPSSSLIGSTASCGSEATKDS
- the LOC139149932 gene encoding fos-related antigen 2-like isoform X2, with product MYNTPGTVQHDSATMSVAPSMHDDAQFVVADVLSSMATGVIPADAKDYTESDDVMDISTFAPSLLTSAATLSTMTGTTPTSAPSASPWGFSNQMNSIPNDNFIHGGGFTPPVITNATSVPIVTRGVSSSVTGGSVNNRSTANSDRSTRSNSSSPAPSLASDDGSFGKVNMSLTGPLRRKIPDNELTAMEREKRKVRRERNKLAAAKCRQKRVDQTNELVTETEVWEEKNATLQNEIAKLEKQKEQLEFLLQAHKPMCRVAQNNAMNVFPSTTFSSPVTSTFTPSQSKSNALETPTTEVVTPTSSLFTFTIDTDTLPSSSLIGSTASCGSEATKDS
- the LOC139149932 gene encoding fos-related antigen 2-like isoform X1, with translation MYNTPGTVQHDSATMSVAPSMHDDAQFVVADVLSSMATGVIPADAKDYTESDDVMDISTFAPSLLTSAATLSTMTGTTPTSAPSASPWGFSNQMNSIPNDNFIHGGGFTPPVITNATSVPIVTRGVSSSVTGGSVNNRSTANSDRSTRSNSSSPAPSLASDDGSFGKVNMSLTGPLRRKIPDNELTAMEREKRKVRRERNKLAAAKCRQKRVDQTNELVTETEVWEEKNATLQNEIAKLEKQKEQLEFLLQAHKPMCRVAQNNAMNVFPSTTFSSPVTSTFTPSQSKSNALETPTTEVVTPTSSLFTFTIDTDTLPSSSLIGSTASCGSEATKVEQSCSDMSSPDSVHNLIAL